A window of Komagataella phaffii GS115 chromosome 1, complete sequence contains these coding sequences:
- a CDS encoding Essential subunit of Sec61 complex (Sec61p, Sbh1p, and Sss1p), whose translation MSSFRVLDLVKPFTPFLPEVISPERKVPFQQKLMWTGVTLLIFLVMSEIPLYGITSSDSSDPLFWLRMMLASNRGTLMELGISPIVTSGMVFQLLQGIQILDVNMENKADRELFQTAQKVFAILLSIGQATVYVLTGMYGPPGELGVGVCLLLVLQLVFAGIVVILLDELLQKGYGLGSGISLFMATNICEQIFWKTFAPTTVNRGRGKEFEGAFISFFHLILTKKDKKRALLESFYRDNAPNMFQVIATLVVFFTVVYLQGFRLEIPVKSTRQRGPYGTYPIRLFYTSNMPIMLQSALTSNIFIISQMLYSHFPDNAFVKLIGTWEAQPGSAQLFAASGLAYYMQPPMSLSQALLDPIKTVVYVVFVLTTCAIFSKTWIEISGSSPRDVAKQFKDQGLVIAGHRDATVYKELKKIIPTAAAFGGATIGALSVVSDLLGTLGSGTSILLAVTTIYGYYELAVKEGGFSKGGPSGFVDL comes from the coding sequence ATGAGCAGCTTCAGAGTTCTAGACTTGGTAAAGCCCTTTACCCCATTTCTGCCTGAGGTTATCTCTCCAGAGAGAAAGGTCCCCTTTCAACAGAAGTTGATGTGGACTGGAGTCACTCTTCTGATCTTCTTGGTCATGAGTGAAATTCCCCTGTATGGTATCACTTCAAGTGACTCCTCTGACCCTTTGTTTTGGCTGCGTATGATGTTGGCCTCTAACAGAGGAACGCTGATGGAGTTAGGTATCTCTCCTATTGTCACTTCTGGAATGGTGTTCCAACTGTTGCAGGGAATCCAAATCTTGGACGTGAACATGGAAAACAAAGCAGACAGAGAGTTGTTCCAAACTGCTCAAAAAGTGTTCGCCATTTTGCTGAGTATCGGACAAGCTACTGTTTATGTTTTAACTGGAATGTATGGCCCCCCTGGTGAACTAGGAGTTGGTGTCTGTCTTTtgttggttcttcaattggTGTTTGCAGGTATTGTGGTCATTTTGTTGGATGAACTCTTACAAAAAGGTTACGGTTTAGGAAGTGgaatttctcttttcatGGCCACCAACATTTGTGAgcagattttttggaagactttTGCTCCTACCACCGTTAACCGTGGAAGAGGTAAGGAATTTGAAGGAGctttcatttctttctttcacCTGATCTTGACCAAGAAGGACAAGAAGAGAGCTCTGTTGGAATCATTTTACAGAGACAACGCTCCAAACATGTTCCAAGTTATTGCTACTCTTGTCGTCTTTTTCACCGTTGTCTATCTTCAGGGCTTCCGTTTGGAGATTCCAGTTAAGTCTACCCGTCAAAGAGGTCCTTACGGAACTTACCCAATCAGATTGTTCTACACATCCAACATGCCAATCATGTTACAATCCGCTTTGACCTCAAacattttcattatttCCCAGATGTTGTATTCACACTTCCCTGACAATGCCTTTGTTAAGCTCATTGGAACTTGGGAAGCTCAACCTGGTTCAGCACAACTGTTTGCTGCCTCGGGATTAGCCTACTACATGCAGCCTCCAATGTCCCTGAGTCAAGCTTTATTAGACCCTATCAAGACTGTCGTCTACGTTGTGTTTGTTTTGACCACTTGTGCCATCTTCTCCAAGACATGGATTGAGATTTCGGGATCTTCCCCAAGAGACGTTGCTAAGCAATTCAAAGACCAAGGATTGGTTATTGCTGGACACAGAGATGCTACTGTTTACAaggagttgaagaagattatACCAACAGCCGCTGCATTTGGAGGTGCCACAATTGGTGCACTTTCCGTTGTTTCCGACCTTTTGGGTACTTTAGGTTCGGGAACCTCCATCCTTTTGGCTGTTACAACCATCTATGGTTACTACGAGTTGGCTGTTAAGGAAGGTGGTTTTTCAAAGGGTGGACCCTCTGGATTCGTTGATCTGTAA